In Microbacterium enclense, one genomic interval encodes:
- a CDS encoding FadR/GntR family transcriptional regulator, whose amino-acid sequence MSDFGPLTRQPSLATRVSDELQEAIASGRFRAGERLPSERDMSERFGVSRTVIREAIRTLYAKGVLEVSEGRGTQIATVSASRVTEALEVYLRGAQSQDLLRPEHIAEVRETLETRLVELACSRATDDDIAAITAAHERMAAARDPETAATHDAEFHRLLARSTHNALMLTLIESINATMKAIRSTSLSVEGRLPVALDEHAAILDAVRARDAEAARRAMRHHLDGSERFYDAGAEASS is encoded by the coding sequence ATGAGTGACTTCGGACCTCTGACCCGCCAGCCGTCACTGGCGACCCGCGTGTCGGACGAACTGCAGGAGGCGATCGCCTCGGGCCGCTTCCGCGCGGGAGAGCGGTTACCCAGCGAACGCGACATGAGCGAGCGCTTCGGCGTGTCACGGACCGTCATCAGGGAAGCGATCCGAACCCTCTACGCCAAGGGAGTGCTGGAGGTCTCCGAAGGTCGAGGAACGCAGATCGCGACGGTGTCGGCAAGCCGCGTGACCGAAGCGCTCGAGGTGTATCTCCGCGGCGCACAGTCGCAAGATCTGCTGCGCCCCGAGCACATCGCCGAGGTTCGAGAGACGCTCGAGACGAGACTCGTCGAGCTCGCCTGCAGCCGCGCCACTGACGACGACATCGCCGCGATCACGGCCGCGCACGAGCGGATGGCGGCTGCCCGCGATCCCGAGACCGCGGCCACACACGACGCCGAGTTCCACCGCCTCCTCGCGCGGTCCACCCACAACGCGCTCATGCTGACGCTGATCGAGTCCATCAACGCCACGATGAAGGCGATCCGTTCGACGAGCCTGTCGGTGGAGGGGCGTCTGCCCGTGGCCCTCGACGAGCACGCGGCCATCCTCGACGCGGTACGAGCGCGAGATGCCGAGGCCGCGCGCCGGGCGATGCGACACCACCTCGACGGGTCGGAACGGTTCTACGACGCCGGCGCCGAGGCGTCGTCGTGA
- a CDS encoding phosphogluconate dehydrogenase C-terminal domain-containing protein, which produces MTTIALVGAGGKMGSRLTDNLLSTDYDLLFVEPSEAGIARLAERGATPTSLADAVSAADVVILAVPDNRIGVVAEQAVPLMKTGATLIVLDAAAPYAGHLPERDDVSFVACHPCHPSVFNNSETDPVAQTDYFGGVAARQDVVIALISGDEADYDRAEQVVRAFFAPVLTAHRITVENMVLLEPVLAETTAATCVTIIKEAMDEAVRRGVPAEAARAFILGHVNVELAIVFGEIGSPFSDGALKAIATAKDILFKDDWKRVFDDEIIAASVDEIVNH; this is translated from the coding sequence ATGACCACGATCGCCCTCGTCGGCGCCGGAGGGAAGATGGGCTCCCGGCTCACCGACAACCTCCTCTCCACCGACTACGACCTCCTCTTCGTCGAGCCCAGCGAGGCCGGTATCGCGCGACTGGCCGAGCGCGGCGCGACGCCGACGAGCCTGGCGGATGCCGTCTCGGCCGCCGATGTCGTGATCCTCGCGGTGCCCGACAACCGCATCGGCGTCGTGGCCGAGCAGGCCGTGCCGTTGATGAAGACCGGGGCGACCCTCATCGTCCTCGACGCGGCAGCTCCGTACGCGGGTCACCTGCCCGAGCGTGACGACGTCAGTTTCGTCGCCTGCCACCCGTGCCACCCCTCGGTGTTCAACAACTCCGAGACCGACCCGGTCGCCCAGACCGACTACTTCGGGGGCGTCGCCGCCCGCCAGGACGTCGTCATCGCGCTCATCTCGGGAGACGAGGCCGACTACGACCGGGCCGAGCAGGTCGTGCGCGCCTTCTTCGCCCCGGTGCTGACGGCGCATCGCATCACCGTGGAGAACATGGTCCTCCTCGAGCCGGTGCTGGCCGAGACCACCGCGGCGACGTGCGTGACGATCATCAAGGAGGCGATGGACGAGGCCGTCCGCCGGGGCGTTCCCGCGGAGGCGGCGCGCGCCTTCATCCTCGGCCACGTCAACGTCGAGCTGGCCATCGTGTTCGGGGAGATCGGGTCGCCGTTCTCCGACGGGGCCCTCAAGGCCATCGCCACGGCCAAGGACATCCTGTTCAAGGACGACTGGAAGCGCGTGTTCGACGACGAGATCATCGCGGCCAGCGTCGACGAGATCGTCAACCACTGA
- a CDS encoding ribulose-bisphosphate carboxylase large subunit family protein → MTSDRIHAHYVIETSIGLDRAAAAMAGEQSTGTFIALPGETPELHRRHAARVERVTLTSEGGEPSLSGSRGAGPVQRGEVELSFPLENVGTALPNLLATVAGNLFELQQLSGIRLVDLDLPPAFGAAHPGPQFGVDGTREIADVRTGPIIGTIIKPSVGLTPEQTGALAEDLARAGLDFIKDDELMADSPHSPFEDRLDAVLRGLDRAAEVTGRRPLYAVNLSGDIDEMRRRADLVAERGGNCLMVSVNAVGIAGLRDLRLHSSLPIHAHRNGWGAMTRFPVLGYSYRVWQQLWRLAGADHLHVNGLRNKFWEPDDSVIASARAVLEPINGGPAAMPVFSSAQSAEQAADTYAAVGTDDLMYVCGGGIMAHPEGPAAGVRSIRQAWDAALAGIDLDTYAADHPELAAALRTFRGATGG, encoded by the coding sequence ATGACCTCCGACCGCATCCACGCCCACTACGTCATCGAGACCTCGATCGGCCTCGATCGCGCCGCCGCGGCCATGGCGGGCGAGCAGTCCACCGGCACGTTCATCGCGCTCCCGGGGGAGACGCCCGAGCTGCATCGCCGGCACGCGGCGCGCGTCGAGAGGGTCACGCTCACGAGTGAGGGCGGGGAGCCGTCCCTGTCGGGGTCTCGAGGGGCCGGTCCCGTGCAACGTGGGGAGGTCGAGCTGTCCTTCCCCCTCGAGAACGTCGGCACCGCCCTTCCCAATCTCTTGGCCACCGTGGCGGGAAACCTCTTCGAACTTCAGCAGCTCTCCGGCATCCGGCTCGTCGATCTCGACCTTCCTCCCGCGTTCGGTGCGGCGCACCCCGGTCCGCAGTTCGGCGTGGACGGCACGCGGGAGATCGCCGATGTGCGCACCGGCCCCATCATCGGCACGATCATCAAGCCGAGCGTCGGGCTGACCCCCGAACAGACGGGCGCGCTGGCCGAAGACCTCGCGCGGGCGGGCCTGGACTTCATCAAGGACGACGAACTCATGGCGGACTCGCCGCACTCGCCGTTCGAGGATCGTCTCGACGCGGTGCTGCGTGGTCTCGACCGCGCGGCGGAGGTGACCGGCCGTCGACCGCTCTACGCGGTGAACCTCAGCGGCGATATCGACGAGATGCGCCGCCGTGCGGACCTCGTCGCCGAGCGCGGGGGCAACTGCCTCATGGTGAGCGTCAACGCTGTCGGCATCGCGGGGCTGCGCGACCTGCGGCTGCACAGCTCCCTGCCGATCCACGCGCACCGCAACGGCTGGGGAGCCATGACCCGTTTCCCCGTCCTCGGCTACTCGTATCGCGTCTGGCAGCAGCTGTGGCGCCTCGCGGGCGCCGACCACCTGCACGTCAACGGTCTGCGCAACAAGTTCTGGGAGCCCGACGACTCGGTCATCGCCTCGGCGCGCGCCGTCCTCGAGCCGATCAACGGCGGTCCCGCGGCGATGCCCGTGTTCTCCTCCGCGCAGTCGGCCGAGCAGGCGGCGGACACCTATGCGGCGGTCGGGACCGACGACCTCATGTACGTGTGCGGCGGGGGCATCATGGCGCACCCCGAGGGCCCTGCCGCGGGGGTGCGCAGTATCCGGCAGGCCTGGGATGCCGCGCTCGCGGGCATCGACCTCGACACCTACGCCGCCGACCACCCCGAGCTCGCCGCGGCGCTGCGCACCTTCCGCGGAGCGACGGGCGGCTGA
- a CDS encoding ABC transporter permease, with the protein MPTTTPAPAASTTSSSNGSAPPPRYRALLQRRLRRLLLGEGFVAILIVVFVLAMAPFARGLLSERNMLNVLSNFWPLAIIVIGQTFVLVLAGIDLAQTAIINLTNTVGALLVARALEPTLFQNSALWNTVIGPQGGPLGGGWPGILLALLIVVLIGALLGTLNGLAIARLKMPPFMVTLGTMLLFSAVAVWLTRSENVTNLPDDYVAIGQAQVWGALTVPAIIAVVLGVVAHYLLGRTPFGGWLYAAGTNREAAIISGVPYKRVVVTAYALSGVFATVGGLLYSARLEAGRPTLADDLLLDVIGAAVIGGVSIFGGKGSVLGAALGALFFVVLSNSLNLLNLPFTVVFIVKGLVIVAAALLDVARTRLLGGRR; encoded by the coding sequence GTGCCGACCACCACCCCCGCCCCGGCCGCCTCGACGACCTCGTCGTCGAACGGCTCGGCACCGCCGCCACGGTATCGGGCGCTCCTTCAGCGGCGCCTCCGCCGACTCCTCCTCGGGGAGGGGTTCGTCGCGATCCTCATCGTCGTCTTCGTGCTCGCGATGGCCCCTTTCGCTCGCGGGTTGCTGTCCGAGCGCAACATGCTCAACGTTCTGTCCAACTTCTGGCCGCTCGCCATCATCGTCATCGGGCAGACCTTCGTGCTCGTGCTGGCCGGCATCGACCTCGCCCAGACCGCGATCATCAACCTCACCAACACGGTGGGTGCGCTGCTGGTCGCCCGGGCTCTCGAACCGACCCTGTTCCAGAACTCCGCACTGTGGAACACCGTCATCGGACCCCAGGGCGGCCCGCTCGGCGGGGGCTGGCCCGGCATCCTGCTCGCGCTCCTCATCGTCGTGCTCATCGGGGCGCTGCTGGGCACGCTCAACGGCCTCGCCATCGCGCGGCTGAAGATGCCCCCGTTCATGGTGACCCTCGGCACGATGCTGCTGTTCAGCGCGGTCGCCGTGTGGCTCACCCGCAGCGAGAACGTCACGAACCTCCCCGACGACTACGTCGCGATCGGTCAGGCGCAGGTGTGGGGAGCGCTCACCGTCCCGGCCATCATCGCGGTGGTGCTCGGCGTCGTCGCCCACTACCTGCTGGGGCGCACGCCCTTCGGCGGGTGGCTGTACGCCGCGGGGACCAACCGGGAGGCGGCGATCATCTCCGGCGTCCCGTACAAGCGGGTGGTCGTCACCGCGTACGCCTTGTCGGGGGTGTTCGCGACCGTCGGCGGTCTGCTCTATTCGGCCCGGCTGGAGGCCGGTCGCCCGACGCTGGCCGACGACCTGCTCCTCGACGTCATCGGCGCGGCCGTCATCGGCGGCGTGTCGATCTTCGGCGGCAAAGGCTCGGTGCTCGGGGCTGCTCTCGGGGCGTTGTTCTTCGTCGTCCTGTCGAACAGCCTGAACCTGCTGAACCTCCCGTTCACCGTGGTCTTCATCGTGAAGGGCCTGGTCATCGTGGCGGCCGCTCTGCTCGACGTCGCTCGGACCCGTCTCCTGGGAGGTAGGCGATGA
- a CDS encoding four-carbon acid sugar kinase family protein has translation MTRPQPPAEGLVVTFYGDDFTGSTDVMETLEDLGLPTLLFLDPPTPAEVAAHEGIRAVGVAGVGRTLSPDEMDAELPPVLEALSRLGAPLLHYKMCSTFDSAPDIGSIGRATEILRAAVGSDDAVPLVVGVPQLGRWTAFGTLFATFEGAVYRLDRHPAMTVHPITPMTEADLRVHLGAQTALPIALVDVAALDGSDDEVEERVDAVLRDEAGVVLLDVDGAGTQRQAGLALDRVIVRAAASGTTAAVVGSSGVEYALGAAWGRRGLAPAGAVRAPGSTLVVSGSRSPATQRQAEVALAAGFERVDLDPVAVTDPETGERARVDVAARAARAITERERVLVFAPPPAPGAPRVAGGDLSLALADVTRRVLARAEVSRLVVAGGDTSGHVARGLGIRALRMIRRLAPGSPLCSVVSDDPRIDGLEVCLKGGGVGGPHYFVQLAELGTGALVADAPR, from the coding sequence ATGACCCGGCCGCAGCCGCCCGCGGAGGGCCTGGTCGTCACGTTCTACGGCGACGACTTCACCGGCTCGACCGACGTCATGGAAACCCTGGAAGACCTGGGGCTCCCGACGCTGCTGTTCCTCGACCCGCCGACGCCCGCGGAGGTCGCCGCCCACGAGGGGATCCGCGCGGTCGGCGTCGCCGGGGTGGGGCGGACCCTGTCACCGGACGAGATGGATGCCGAGCTCCCGCCCGTCCTCGAGGCGCTCTCGCGCCTGGGCGCCCCGCTGCTGCATTACAAGATGTGCTCCACGTTCGACTCGGCGCCGGACATCGGCAGCATCGGCCGGGCGACCGAGATCCTCCGCGCCGCGGTCGGGTCGGACGACGCCGTGCCTCTCGTCGTGGGCGTTCCGCAGCTGGGACGCTGGACGGCGTTCGGCACACTCTTCGCGACGTTCGAAGGTGCGGTGTACCGCCTCGACCGGCACCCGGCGATGACCGTTCACCCCATCACGCCGATGACCGAAGCAGACCTCCGCGTCCACCTCGGAGCGCAGACCGCGCTGCCGATCGCGCTCGTCGACGTCGCGGCCCTCGACGGCTCCGACGACGAGGTGGAGGAGCGCGTCGATGCGGTCCTCCGCGACGAAGCCGGAGTCGTGCTGCTCGACGTCGATGGCGCGGGGACGCAGCGTCAGGCGGGTCTCGCCCTCGACCGGGTGATCGTCCGCGCCGCCGCGAGCGGCACGACCGCCGCGGTCGTCGGTTCCTCCGGGGTGGAGTACGCGCTCGGCGCCGCCTGGGGCCGGCGGGGCCTCGCGCCCGCGGGCGCGGTCCGTGCACCCGGCTCGACGCTCGTCGTCTCCGGCTCGCGCTCTCCGGCGACGCAGCGACAGGCGGAGGTGGCGCTCGCGGCGGGCTTCGAGCGCGTCGATCTCGACCCTGTCGCCGTCACCGACCCGGAGACGGGGGAGCGAGCCCGCGTCGACGTCGCCGCGCGCGCGGCGCGCGCGATCACCGAGCGCGAGCGCGTCCTCGTGTTCGCGCCGCCGCCCGCTCCCGGCGCACCGCGTGTTGCGGGCGGAGACCTGTCCCTCGCCCTGGCCGACGTCACCCGTCGCGTTCTCGCGCGGGCCGAGGTCTCACGTCTCGTCGTCGCGGGTGGCGACACCTCCGGTCACGTGGCGCGGGGACTCGGCATCCGGGCCCTCCGCATGATCCGGCGCCTCGCACCCGGGTCGCCCCTGTGCTCCGTCGTGAGCGACGACCCTCGCATCGACGGGCTCGAGGTGTGCCTCAAGGGTGGGGGCGTGGGAGGCCCCCACTACTTCGTCCAGCTCGCCGAGCTGGGAACCGGCGCTCTCGTCGCGGACGCTCCGCGGTGA
- a CDS encoding SDR family NAD(P)-dependent oxidoreductase, producing the protein MNDRLAGKVALVTGAASGIGLATALRFAREGARVFGLDRDGDRLAAALGVLAHPLVADITDEDSVASAYSAVLAAAGRLDVVVANAGVQLFGADAPIADLDLAVWQRTVDINLTGTFLTVKHAVRAMLPAGGAILVTGSPTALTGEGAPYTAYSTTKAGGMGLVRTVAAAYASAGIRVNSVVPGFTTTPLVSALADDAASRADIVSRVPLGRAGTPDDVAGMMVYLASDEASFATGSTYFVDGGMTTL; encoded by the coding sequence GTGAACGACCGGCTCGCCGGCAAGGTGGCGCTGGTCACCGGTGCCGCCTCCGGGATCGGTCTCGCCACGGCGCTGCGCTTCGCCCGCGAAGGGGCGCGGGTGTTCGGCCTCGACCGTGACGGAGATCGGCTCGCCGCGGCTCTCGGAGTGCTCGCTCACCCCCTCGTCGCCGACATCACCGACGAAGACTCGGTCGCCTCCGCCTATTCCGCCGTGCTCGCCGCGGCCGGTCGGCTCGACGTCGTGGTCGCCAACGCGGGTGTGCAGCTCTTCGGCGCGGACGCTCCGATCGCCGATCTCGACCTCGCCGTCTGGCAGCGCACCGTCGACATCAACCTCACCGGAACGTTCCTCACCGTCAAGCACGCGGTACGCGCCATGCTGCCCGCGGGCGGAGCCATCCTCGTCACGGGCAGCCCGACCGCCCTCACCGGCGAGGGGGCGCCGTACACCGCGTACTCGACGACGAAGGCGGGCGGGATGGGCCTCGTGCGAACGGTCGCCGCGGCCTACGCCTCGGCCGGCATCCGCGTCAACAGCGTCGTCCCGGGATTCACGACCACGCCTCTGGTCTCCGCTCTGGCCGACGACGCCGCCTCGCGCGCCGACATCGTCTCGCGCGTGCCCCTCGGTCGCGCCGGGACGCCCGACGACGTCGCCGGGATGATGGTGTACCTCGCGTCCGACGAGGCCTCCTTCGCCACCGGCAGCACGTACTTCGTCGACGGAGGCATGACGACCCTGTGA
- a CDS encoding NRDE family protein produces MCTVVIDVPAEPGDPVRLLAVRDEDRERPWRGLGPWWPDRPDVLGVRDDRAGGAWLAIDPVRSRLAVLLNREDLSTRGDDEVVSRGAIALDALGDGIPDMPPTRGFNLVEVDATGAHLVEWDGLRSRRTRLGPGTHMIAHHAVDDPSTPRIARWLEEFRRAGIQTGAAWWEPWMRVVQESTSDPGSSVLRRDAHDDLVLESLLVCAASIGADGVEVREAALAEPGRWDPELPARLLAGDPTTRR; encoded by the coding sequence GTGTGCACCGTCGTCATCGATGTCCCCGCCGAGCCGGGTGACCCGGTGCGTCTCCTCGCCGTCCGCGACGAGGACCGGGAGCGGCCCTGGCGAGGGCTCGGACCGTGGTGGCCCGATCGCCCCGACGTCCTGGGCGTTCGAGATGACCGCGCCGGGGGCGCGTGGCTCGCGATCGATCCCGTCCGGAGCCGGCTCGCCGTCCTGCTCAACCGAGAGGACCTGTCCACGCGCGGTGACGACGAGGTCGTCAGCCGCGGCGCCATCGCCCTCGACGCGTTGGGCGACGGCATCCCTGACATGCCCCCCACCCGCGGCTTCAACCTCGTCGAGGTGGATGCCACGGGCGCCCACCTCGTCGAATGGGACGGACTTCGCTCGCGCCGGACACGTCTCGGTCCCGGCACCCACATGATCGCGCACCACGCCGTCGACGATCCGAGCACTCCGCGCATCGCCCGCTGGCTCGAGGAGTTCCGGCGGGCGGGAATCCAGACGGGTGCCGCATGGTGGGAGCCGTGGATGCGGGTCGTGCAGGAGTCGACCTCCGATCCCGGCTCGTCGGTCCTACGTCGGGACGCTCACGACGATCTCGTGCTGGAGTCGCTCCTCGTGTGCGCGGCGAGCATCGGGGCCGACGGGGTCGAGGTGCGCGAAGCGGCGCTGGCCGAACCCGGGCGGTGGGACCCCGAGCTTCCCGCTCGGCTCCTCGCGGGCGACCCCACGACACGGCGGTAG
- a CDS encoding sugar ABC transporter substrate-binding protein has protein sequence MIRYRTWGAATAALALLTALTACGTTGGSAGSTTAVDEDISVEVGADLSGKRICFGFSGSETEFWAAGIKSIGDSLTAANATVIEHNSNEDPNRQLEQVRDCITQGVDGIIVIPEDGSSANTIIKEANDADIPIGIFNRPPASEDGAAIISVADNRDVAAQTVQYLADEATKLGRKVQPLIMVGNLSDQNAVQRRNGFMDVIEANPDLFLAPIEVQTNWDAATGQANLQAAMQANPNVDVLFTSSDFLFPQIQAVLEPLGKWKPVGQEGHVIMGGLDGDNRACGLIETGYVDATGVQDLFSEASALLDALGTAIENGETDPDDTIVDPGFALTASNFADRSQDMWGCVITPPAS, from the coding sequence GTGATCCGTTATCGAACCTGGGGAGCTGCCACCGCAGCCCTCGCCCTGCTCACCGCATTGACCGCCTGTGGCACCACCGGGGGGAGCGCGGGGAGCACGACCGCCGTCGACGAAGACATCAGCGTCGAGGTCGGAGCCGACCTGAGCGGCAAGCGCATCTGCTTCGGCTTCTCCGGGAGCGAGACCGAGTTCTGGGCGGCGGGTATCAAATCCATCGGCGATTCCCTCACCGCCGCCAACGCCACCGTGATCGAGCACAACTCGAACGAGGACCCGAACCGCCAGCTCGAGCAGGTGCGCGACTGCATCACGCAGGGCGTCGACGGCATCATCGTGATTCCCGAAGACGGGTCGAGCGCGAACACGATCATCAAGGAGGCGAACGACGCCGACATCCCGATCGGCATCTTCAACCGGCCGCCGGCGTCCGAAGACGGCGCGGCCATCATCTCCGTCGCCGACAACCGCGACGTCGCCGCGCAGACCGTGCAGTACCTCGCGGACGAGGCCACGAAGCTGGGACGCAAGGTGCAGCCCCTGATCATGGTCGGCAACCTCAGCGATCAGAACGCCGTCCAACGCCGGAACGGGTTCATGGACGTCATCGAGGCCAACCCCGACCTGTTCCTCGCCCCGATCGAAGTGCAGACGAACTGGGATGCCGCGACCGGTCAGGCGAACCTCCAGGCGGCGATGCAGGCGAACCCGAACGTCGACGTGCTGTTCACCTCGAGCGACTTCCTCTTCCCGCAGATCCAGGCGGTGCTCGAACCGCTCGGCAAGTGGAAGCCGGTGGGCCAAGAGGGACACGTCATCATGGGCGGCCTCGACGGTGACAACCGCGCCTGCGGCCTGATCGAGACCGGGTACGTCGATGCGACCGGCGTCCAGGACCTCTTCTCGGAAGCCTCGGCCCTGCTCGACGCTCTCGGTACGGCGATCGAGAACGGCGAGACCGATCCTGACGACACCATCGTCGACCCCGGCTTCGCCCTCACCGCGAGCAACTTCGCCGACCGCTCGCAGGACATGTGGGGTTGCGTCATCACCCCGCCCGCCAGCTGA
- a CDS encoding sugar ABC transporter ATP-binding protein: MTTPRLLVDAVSHSFYGVPVNKGISLEIAPGEVLGLVGENGAGKSTLMNIVGGVFRPDEGALFIDGVAYEPHSPAEARRSGIAHVHQELNLFAPLTVADNMFLTDSPRRFGVFTDRRAARVRAAEALALMDLPFSPSTLVEDLSPGQRQMLEIAKAAVGSPGLVILDEPTTSLTSRETARLFELIGSLTAAGTSIIYVSHILEDIARLSDRIAIMRDGALVDVRPQAELPVSEVITLMVGRTLDDRFPQRAGTATATPVLEVRDLSTKGVVDAIDLTVHEGEVVGLFGLMGAGRTELARMIYGLDPTDRGSVLVDGEDLSPHSTRGRIARGLAFVTEDRRGEGLLMDSSVLTNAALPSLTRWAGGALGPVRRRAVAHDVAEVTESLRLKSSDLDRAPVRSLSGGNQQKVVIAKWLLTTPRVFILDEPTRGVDVGAQYEVYRTTLELADAGTAVLVISSELPELIGICDRILVMRMGQLVGSFARRDFDARRILGAAFGETAASSTEEVTR, from the coding sequence ATGACCACCCCGCGTCTGCTCGTCGACGCCGTCTCGCACAGCTTCTACGGAGTGCCCGTCAACAAGGGGATCTCGCTCGAGATCGCCCCCGGTGAAGTGCTCGGCCTCGTCGGCGAGAACGGCGCTGGTAAGAGCACGCTCATGAACATCGTCGGCGGCGTGTTCCGCCCCGACGAGGGGGCGCTCTTCATCGACGGTGTAGCGTACGAGCCGCACAGCCCGGCCGAGGCTCGTCGTTCCGGCATCGCCCACGTGCACCAGGAGCTCAACCTGTTCGCCCCGTTGACGGTGGCCGACAACATGTTCCTGACCGATTCGCCCCGGCGCTTCGGTGTCTTCACCGACCGTCGCGCGGCTCGTGTCCGCGCTGCGGAGGCCCTGGCACTGATGGATCTGCCGTTCTCGCCGTCGACCCTCGTGGAGGACCTCAGCCCGGGGCAGCGGCAGATGCTCGAGATCGCCAAGGCCGCCGTCGGGTCTCCGGGGCTCGTGATCCTGGATGAGCCCACGACGTCGCTGACCTCCCGCGAGACCGCGCGGCTGTTCGAGCTCATCGGCTCCCTCACCGCGGCAGGGACCTCGATCATCTACGTCTCGCACATCCTCGAAGACATCGCTCGCCTCTCCGACCGCATCGCCATCATGCGTGACGGCGCGCTCGTCGACGTCCGGCCTCAGGCCGAACTGCCGGTGAGCGAGGTGATCACTCTCATGGTGGGCCGCACCCTCGACGACCGGTTCCCGCAGCGTGCGGGAACGGCGACCGCAACGCCCGTCCTGGAGGTGCGCGACCTCTCGACGAAGGGGGTCGTGGATGCCATCGACCTCACCGTCCACGAGGGCGAGGTCGTGGGCCTGTTCGGCCTCATGGGCGCCGGACGTACCGAACTGGCGCGGATGATCTACGGGCTCGACCCGACCGATCGCGGGTCGGTGCTCGTGGACGGCGAGGATCTGTCGCCGCACTCCACCCGCGGACGCATCGCGCGGGGACTGGCCTTCGTGACCGAGGACCGTCGCGGCGAGGGGCTGCTGATGGACTCCTCGGTCCTCACGAACGCGGCGCTGCCGTCGCTGACCCGCTGGGCCGGGGGAGCGCTCGGTCCGGTGCGTCGCCGCGCGGTCGCCCACGACGTCGCCGAGGTGACCGAGAGCCTGCGCCTGAAGTCGTCCGACCTCGACCGTGCACCGGTGCGCTCCCTCTCGGGCGGCAACCAGCAGAAGGTCGTGATCGCGAAGTGGTTGCTGACCACTCCGCGCGTCTTCATCCTCGATGAACCCACGCGAGGCGTCGACGTCGGAGCGCAGTACGAGGTCTACCGCACCACGCTCGAGCTCGCGGATGCCGGGACCGCCGTCCTGGTCATCTCGTCCGAGCTCCCCGAACTGATCGGCATCTGCGATCGCATCCTCGTCATGCGGATGGGGCAGCTCGTGGGCTCCTTCGCCCGGCGGGACTTCGACGCGCGCCGCATCCTCGGCGCCGCTTTCGGCGAGACCGCCGCTTCTTCGACCGAGGAGGTCACGCGATGA
- a CDS encoding ABC transporter permease → MTQRLRQLALANVPIILLIVVFVIFSLWDPRFFDVQTLANVARSTAYIGIVAVGMTLVLMTAGIDLSVGSMLYLTAVIVGQVINAAALPVFVVPLIAIGVGVVLGAVNGFAISFLRLVPFIVTLAMLTVFRGAGLGLSQSREVNYPDVITQLGAQPLLGIPLPVWVFALVVLVAHLVVTRTPFGRQLLATGEDRAAAERAGIPVRRVLFTVYVIAGALTGLAAFVAMTQLRTAAPGFGSGDEFDAIAAAVLGGTSLFGGRGSVFPGTVVGALLIQLIQTGLQFLQVDLYVTPMIQAGIILLAVFIDAARTGRLEKLTRRVVMSERTEG, encoded by the coding sequence ATGACCCAGAGACTGCGCCAGCTCGCTCTGGCGAACGTGCCGATCATCCTGCTCATCGTGGTGTTCGTGATCTTCTCCCTGTGGGACCCGCGGTTTTTCGACGTGCAGACGCTCGCCAACGTGGCGCGCAGCACGGCCTACATCGGCATCGTCGCGGTCGGAATGACGCTGGTGCTGATGACGGCGGGCATCGACCTGTCGGTGGGGTCGATGCTGTACCTCACCGCGGTGATCGTGGGCCAGGTCATCAATGCCGCCGCGTTGCCCGTCTTCGTCGTCCCGCTGATCGCGATCGGTGTCGGCGTGGTGCTCGGAGCGGTGAACGGGTTCGCGATCTCCTTCCTCCGGCTCGTGCCGTTCATCGTCACGCTCGCGATGCTCACGGTGTTCCGGGGTGCGGGTCTCGGGCTGTCGCAGTCGCGCGAGGTCAACTATCCCGACGTCATCACCCAGCTCGGGGCGCAGCCGCTCCTCGGCATCCCGCTGCCCGTGTGGGTCTTCGCCCTCGTCGTCCTCGTCGCGCACCTCGTCGTCACGCGGACGCCGTTCGGACGTCAGCTCCTCGCGACGGGCGAGGACCGGGCGGCGGCCGAGCGGGCCGGCATCCCGGTCCGTCGTGTGCTCTTCACCGTCTACGTCATCGCGGGTGCGCTGACCGGGCTCGCGGCCTTCGTCGCGATGACCCAGTTGCGCACCGCCGCGCCGGGCTTCGGCTCCGGTGACGAGTTCGACGCGATCGCGGCGGCGGTCCTCGGGGGAACGAGCCTCTTCGGCGGCCGCGGCTCGGTGTTCCCCGGGACGGTGGTGGGCGCTCTGCTGATCCAGCTCATCCAGACGGGCCTGCAGTTCCTCCAGGTCGACCTGTACGTGACGCCGATGATCCAAGCGGGCATCATCCTGCTCGCCGTCTTCATCGACGCCGCGCGCACCGGCCGGCTCGAGAAACTGACGCGGCGGGTCGTCATGTCGGAGAGGACGGAGGGATGA